Sequence from the Uloborus diversus isolate 005 chromosome 8, Udiv.v.3.1, whole genome shotgun sequence genome:
ttaacatgaaaaccataaatttattttagatttatattaaatgatttttttgaaaaacaaacatcttaattattaacttttttcgtatgaaatcggtattttaaagttattttttctatcaaaataatatccaacacttaccaacatattttttgtgtgtgggggggggcaccatatttgtcagtgccgGGGCATCACCCAGGTGCGTAAATCGGTCCCtggatataatttgtttaattccaacttgataaatCATTCTTTTCCCAGCTAGCACAGGAACATTGGCCCAACGTTATCATATTACATTGGACCAGCCTCGGCAACTTACGTCGGAACGTACCTTAAAACGGTACGTCGGAAAATGGTTATCCAACGGTTGGTTATTGTTAGTTTCCAAcgttattctaatgtaaaatacaacagtAAAGTAACCATTTCCAAatgtaatttcgatgtaaaatacaaCGCTTAAGGAACGTTTTCTAATGTTGATCCAATGTAAAGtacaacagtaaactaaccatttccaaacgtaatttcgatgcaAAAAAACAATGCTTAACCCACATTTTTTAACGTCAACGTTATTGTAGCATTTCACCGATAAAATAAGTATTACAAGGTGCTCTTAATAGAGCGagtgtaaagaataatttttcagtctCATTAACACAAAATGATAAAATGGCTGAATTTGTCatacaatttatcatttccccattatttacaaacgtttcaataaaatatgaacaaaaattaagatatgataattcataccttttatttttctgagtaATTACTCGAAAATTTAATCTGCAgaagcatacattagtttctttatttctttttcaggaaatattaattaccagcaaggttattcttaagacagaataaaatttttgactttaaaattctgccattaaaaataacctagcttgtttgaaggttcacTTTTGCTTTGACCtggaataagaataaaaattaagaaaaaaaaattaataatttgaattttgacctcttgaattcaaagttcgtttttcccaatcacgagtgtgtgtgtatgtagacgtgtgtgtttatgtgtaatGCGTGATTAAATTTttgctggaattttgttttaaaaactatcatatggAAATTTGAAGTCTATACAACTATTCTATTGAGTTCAAAATTCATGTTCTTAAAGCATAATTAGTACTCGGcttactcggccaaagtgctactcggtacgtctctatatAACAGAAACatgcatttttgttattttagaaATGCGCACTTACTGTCAGTGcgcatttttctaaaatattagtAATACTTCCAATTTTTCGGGGAATAGAGTGGTACCGAGTACCGGTAACCTTACATAACCGAATTTGCAGATAATCCATGAAATAGATAAAAGCATTGCTAGTGTGTGCAATGgggttttttttccgaaattttaatagtacttctttctgaaagagcatgcttacaaacataggatttaaccatttttcaaataatttgacaaagtttaatattttttatcaattatttttatcagtgcgcagattgaaattcattttttcggcttctgcacatgacatcacaaacgatgaaatgccattcactgatgccattagcgcacagcgcaagtGATCGTTGCCTGAGAACCTAGTTGACAGCGAAGCATAAACATTTAGAGCAGCAGTAGATTTGCCCGCCAAAACACATCACTTGTGACCATAAAGACCACGACtgatttccaaaatcggacaccTAAAAAACTAATGATAATATTAGCATGAAATATCTGACGTTTTTCACAACAAATGAACAggcttttaccggatgtctttacatccaaaaactcacaactttaatttgaaaaatgggTTCCGaaaaaccctgaaacacgtgtattaATCAATTGTTTATTTGCGCGAAAAAACGTTAAActatttcttgttttttcttgGAGTGCGTTTTCCCCAAACAgcacaaatcgtcccaaaatcgtagaagtaatgtaacatcaacgtgatcacatgtaccgaaatcctcttaaattcgtagagaactggttgataaaatagcaaaatgtccgcccagcacagcgattttacgtgaaatcgctgtagatatgatatgactttcaacatttttgggagcaattatcaacgttttttggatgcttacaaaatatcaacgataTTTCTATTTTGGTTATATTGTTCTCTGGAGGAGTTTTCAACGGATTTTAGAGGTTAAATAGATTTATCTACTAATATTAGATGAACTATCAACCTGTTTCAGATGATTTATCAACGattttctcatgtgtttgtgtcacgaaatatctacataaattgcatcttggtaagttaccaataatttatagcctgtttgcacactttttgaaaatcttaaaatcttttttaccctcaaaatttttaaaatatacttaagattttttaaaaaatcatttgaatgaaatttaaatttggaatataactcaataaaataattaagaaagacaagaaaatgaaataatttttaaattaatttcaaatataaataaatatgtatattttatttaaataatttaagaaaataactatttctagcgttttaaaaaagtaattttaaagatttaagacttccaagAAACATGCAAGTAATTTATGAATCATTGATAACctattttgtgttcatatttaagtagacaataaaccatttcttttgtatgcacaattcacaaattttattccagcaacaatctgaacaaacaaacaaaataataatagtaataacatgAGAACTTTTAATTCAGAGCTATCTCTACGTCGTTTCTACGATCAGAACATTGTTTcttgaatttagaaaatataattttaaaaaacttaaaaagcaggcAATTACTTACTTCACGTTAATACAAGAAATCGCTAATTCTTTTACACACTCACGCTCGCAACAATACACAACCCGACAACTGACAACGTGGAAACATACTACAGTCagtaaatagccatttttctaaactgaaattgttgcgcatgagcagattaaacagttttcagacatgtaaaaactcgtcaaaatgattacaaaaattagagatacgctatatactataaatgtaaactttcaaacatattttggatttattttgaaacctgtgccaatttcgtacttttgtcaaccatatttggaaaagcccAACTACGTGAGGAAATCGACATCGCGTCGATATCCGTTTGTGATATGTCATGAGTTTTGCACCAGTTCAACGACATAACAACGAATATTGGAAGGTCTGTGCTGTCTGggtcgacgagcacgaccgagagtGACCGGTTAGTTACTGACCGGTCGAATGAAACCGcctattgaagttttaaaaaatgaactcactCTCTGTTTTATTACAATAATATAAATGAAATAGAGATTAAaaagagaacagaaaaaaaatatctagatTCATTTGAACTAGAGTTCCTGATAGCATTCCAGTTTATTGTACAGTTCTTGGTACCATTTTGAAGTTTGAGACTACAACTTCGCATTTTGTTTTAACCGTACCTGTATTTATAATGCTgctgatgatgaatttcttgttGCGTATACTACGAAAATCCTCTATGTAAAAAAAAGCGTTTGATTTCACGTCATCTAACGTGTAATAAATCGAAATTGAACAAACAGTAAGTTTTTAGAAGgtttttcatgttacataaatcGAATGTTACTGAAGTGTTTTAAATTCGTTAAATATGTATGTTGTTGATGCTGCAAAAATTGAAAACGGAGCGACAAGGCTAACCGTTGTACCTTACGTGTGTTCTATttgcaaaaaagcatttttgcaaGAAAACACATTGTTAGAGCACGTTCAAGAACACGAAGGAAAAGAAGAGTTCCATGTTCAAGAATGCGAAGGGGAAGAAGAGTTCCATAATCTGCAAAATGAAGAGAGAGAAGTTTTTGTTCAAGAATCAGATGACGGAACAGATGTGCATGGTGAAGAAGATAAAGAGTTTCAGGAAACTGCGCCTGAAAACTCTTCGCTAAAAAGCGATGTCAAACCTCATGCGTGTGATGAATGTGACCGAAGATTTTCTTCCAAAGCTTATCTGCAAAAACACATTTTACTCCACAATGGAGAAAAGCCTCATGCGTGCACAATTTGTCTGAAGCAGTTTGCTTTGAGAGATAACCTACAAAAGCATTACCGAGTGCACGATCCTTTGAAGCAACGGTTCTATTGCACAAACTGTGGGAAAGGTTTCACATCGAAGCAGTACTTGCAGAAACATGAACTCATTCATCAAGGGGTGAAACCTCATGTTTGTGAAATATGTCAGAAAGCTTTCACTCTGAAAACGAACCTCAATAAGCATTACTCAACACATTCGCTGGACAAATCGAGTTTCATGTGTGACATCTGCAATAAAGGATTTTCGTCGAAAGCATATCTCGAGAAGCATCACTTGATACATGTCGGGGAGAGGCCTCACGTGTGTGGAGTATGCTTCAAAGCATTCACTTTGAAAACTAATTTGCACAAACATTATGTCACTCATACTGGTTTTAGGAAGTTTGGCTGCAACATTTGCAACAAACGTTTTAAAACGAAGGGTTCTCTTGAGACCCACTTTTTAATTCACGATAAACAACGTCCTTATACTtgtgaatactgtcaaaaaacGTTTAAGTTGAAAAGTCTTCATGAAAAGCATGAACAAACTCATTTAGTGTCCTATTGGTCTAACAAAGGCGATTCTTCTGCGAAACAACGTATGAGTTACCCATCCATACAAAGGTTAAGTGCTGAAGGATGGCCAAATAATATGGATATTAAACAGGAACTGTAACTTTATTCCCTTTAAGCCACCAATATATCTTTATGTCAAATTACAAAAGTGTTGAACTTGTTTTATAAATTGAATCTTTTCTTTTAAGAAGAGCACAAGtcacatttgttttgaaaaatcaatcatttagattgattaaaatattttctgtttggacATCTGAAGTGTTAGAAATAAAGTCGAATTATCGTAGTGTGGAACACTTCgcaagttttctgaatttttcccCCAAGCTAAAAATGGCAAGAGTTATTTCAGCAGTGAGGTATTTTGCCAACTTGGGTTTCATGTTATGTTAATTCCTCGGTATCAAAATGAAATCTAAGTGTAATTTTTAATTACTCAAATTAATTTGCGTAAAAAGTTCCATTGAATAGATAAAGTATGCATCCAGAGTAACACAAGATCATTATAATAATTTGGACATGTTGCTCAGATTTCatagaatggaagaaaaatacaaGATATGGAGGTTTTGATAAATATCAACTAGAGATGTACGGAGTACTTGGTACTCTGCCAATTTACCAAGTAGGgagaggtggggcacgttggtccgctcttttacttataatttttttatctcatcaaaaaatttaatgatcagTTCAATTTTCTACAATAAATTTCACTAAATACTTCTCAACCCGacagatttttttggaagtgttgaattgataaacttttttttacattaattttttaacagaacctTGTAATGTGGACCAGCGTGCCCCACGGTGTGGGGGTACGTTGGTCCGCCTGGTGGGGCACTTTggaccgcataactcaaaaaggtgttccctgtaacgccgaaacacatgtctgcagtaatctgcaatttgtgtttttttgacgttggtatttcttactttacttaacatttattataattttagtgataaatgcTATTAAACTTTGTAACTGCCTTATTCTCTGTAATGTGTatagtgaaaaatattaagtttaaagatcaatatattatattaaattgaatttttgataaatcatctttatttaaaaacaacaataagcattcaccattagtacacaattatttcttaaaaatcgaaagaaaatcatagaatattgttataattattgggattgaagattttaaaaaatatattttaaattatgtggggtaggttggtTGGATCCAGTgtgccccacaaagagtggaTTAACTTACCCCACCTTCTTAGTCTGAAAAATttatgtcataattttttttttttggacaaaaaacaaattgcaaaatatattgaactaaaggaacttactttaagaaaggagttcattttttttccctcaatcttgatgaaaaccattaaaaaccataaagttagttttttgaaaattactcaggactactgaaaaaACACTTTCTGGgataaaatttgttcattaaactgtaccatgtgatttcattataggatttgtacgaccataggtgctatttgttggtcataaaataaaataaaaaatattaatagtatttaaataattgagaccggtccaacgtaccccacctccccctactTGGTACtctgccaaattttgatcagatcggccaataccgagtagttgtaaaaaatggaatattgttcaagacacattttacaattaataaaaaagtgcaagcgtATAATACActacaatcatttacaattcaaattttcaagtcaaattcaaaatttgagaataatgaagtttgttatgcttcaatggagtaaatctttataATCAGGGTtggttttttaactgttcaaaactggTATAGGACAGggcaggtggtttttaccgttaattcaaaagtgtcttaaactgtccaaaacgaTGTTGAAGCTAAAAGGGTGTTATCTAATCAACTTGTATTTACTGCAATGTTTGTAATGCGTAAATATAGACATTACTGAGGTttaatatttgataatattttcctccaaaatgttcatttcaaagatactttattttaaaaaattgcaataactatataaaaacttccttatgtaacagttagtagagttgtgagaggaaatcacaacactaccaagacaactaatttcagttccatttataactcaaaggaatgttattaaatgtgcaatatttagatgcaaaaaaaaaaaaaaaagtttaaaaaaaatggtttttgcaaataagttttacatgatgttttaacaaaaattattttttaaatcatggatTAAAGAATATGAAATTGATGACTGAACACTAATATTATAAAACTTATTcttttttcagttcatatttttaatattacattcTGTAACTCtacaaaaaattatattgcaTTTGAATCAactattgcactatattttggacACTTTCTTTTGACAGtggcaaaagggggggggggttgaaaccCCCCATcccccccagaggtattgattttgACATAAATGAAAATTCTAATGCTGTAGTTTTTGCATATTGAAAGGgctgacaaaaaattaaaaaaaaaaaacctgcagaaggtttttgatcaaaaatcccttacataaggtatttttgatcaaaaaactcccTCTAGAAGGTagttttgcacacatgcataaatgtcaaaaaaattggtttatggagaaaaaaaaaacttctgcatacaaattcaaatttttaatgaagaattcaatttctacccaactagattaaaatcagctgcataaataagttacgtatacatttatacttgaatgttcacattgaataaatatattaaatagtcaaaaaacaattttttgacacattttgttctgtttttgatattttttcataaaatagttttggacactttcggacacaagggttgtgaacaggatggtaaaaaccttgccaatcctgcttacctttgcacacatgcataaacatagggaaatttggttactattatcaaaaaaaaataataataaactaatgcatacaaattaaaattttaatcaagcattTAACTTCTacctatgtaactagattaaaatcggttgcacaaataagttgaatgttctcgaTTGAATAAATgatcaatataaaacattactttgataaattttattctgtttttgatgtttctcacagaatataatttttctaaaaatatagttttggacactttcagacAGGATGCCTGGTTTTTATCGTAGTGTCcgaaaccttgccaaccctgattttaatgtcaccaaagttaataaaacttatttattaataatgggacaaaaaaggtaagtatagaaaatatgaagtttttataaaattaaatggatttttgttacaaacaaaaattattaataaaaaatataaaaatacctttgcttcttctttactaataataaagctgaaagtctctctgtctggatgtctagatgtctgtgacgcgcatagcgcctagaccgttcggccgattttcatgaaatttggcacaaagttagtttgtagcatgggggtgtgcacctcaaagcgatttttcgaaaattcgatgtggttctttttttattccaattttaagaaaaaaaactatcataaattacgaaattatcataacgtggaaccgtaacatgggcactagccaattggcgagatacgaaattatcataacgtggaactgtaacgtcggtacaagccaattggcgagaaaattcaccatacattatttgtaaatatacagccaaaccaaaagacctttaatttttctattacgggcgaagccgtgcgggtgccactagtaaaaaataaaacattaaaagcagaaatgtgcaggaacactgctgACTCATGTTTTTCGTtgcaaggaatgcctttttcaatgcagaaaatgtgcgcttatggatttaaagacgtccaacaaaagtcggatttttttgtagGATGTCTTCACATTCATCAGCTCAcactttatgcac
This genomic interval carries:
- the LOC129227935 gene encoding gastrula zinc finger protein xLCGF3.1-like, yielding MYVVDAAKIENGATRLTVVPYVCSICKKAFLQENTLLEHVQEHEGKEEFHVQECEGEEEFHNLQNEEREVFVQESDDGTDVHGEEDKEFQETAPENSSLKSDVKPHACDECDRRFSSKAYLQKHILLHNGEKPHACTICLKQFALRDNLQKHYRVHDPLKQRFYCTNCGKGFTSKQYLQKHELIHQGVKPHVCEICQKAFTLKTNLNKHYSTHSLDKSSFMCDICNKGFSSKAYLEKHHLIHVGERPHVCGVCFKAFTLKTNLHKHYVTHTGFRKFGCNICNKRFKTKGSLETHFLIHDKQRPYTCEYCQKTFKLKSLHEKHEQTHLVSYWSNKGDSSAKQRMSYPSIQRLSAEGWPNNMDIKQEL